From Camelus bactrianus isolate YW-2024 breed Bactrian camel chromosome 16, ASM4877302v1, whole genome shotgun sequence, the proteins below share one genomic window:
- the NGFR gene encoding tumor necrosis factor receptor superfamily member 16 — protein MGAGAAGCAMDGPRLLLLLLLGVSLGGAKESCPTDLYTHSGECCKACNLGEGVAQPCGANQTVCEPCLDSVTFSDVVSATEPCKPCTECVGLQSMSAPCVEADDAVCRCAYGYYQDETTGRCEACRVCEAGSGLVFSCQDKQNTVCEECPDGTYSDEANHVDPCLPCTVCEDTERQLRECTRWADAECEEIPGRWITRATPPEGSFSTDPSTQEPEVPPDQELVTSTVSDVVTTVMGSSQPVVTRGTTDNLIPVYCSILAAVVVGLVAYIAFKRWNSCKQNKQGANSRPVNQTPPPEGEKLHSDSGISVDSQSLHDQQPHTQTAAGQALKGDGGLYSSLPLAKREEVEKLLNGSAGDTWRHLAGELGYQPEHIDSFTREACPVRALLASWATQDSATLDTLLAALRRIQRADIVESLCSESTATSPV, from the exons ATGGGGGCAGGTGCCGCCGGCTGCGCCATGGACGGGCCGCGCCTGCTTTTGCTGCTGCTCCTGGGG GTGTCCCTTGGAGGTGCCAAAGAGTCATGCCCCACGGACCTGTACACCCACAGCGGCGAGTGCTGCAAAGCCTGCAACCTGGGCGAGGGCGTGGCCCAGCCTTGTGGAGCCAACCAGACCGTGTGTGAGCCCTGCCTGGACA GCGTGACCTTTTCGGACGTGGTGAGCGCTACCGAGCCGTGTAAGCCGTGCACCGAGTGCGTGGGGCTGCAGAGCATGTCGGCGCCGTGCGTGGAGGCCGACGATGCCGTGTGCCGCTGCGCCTACGGCTACTACCAGGACGAGACGACCGGCCGCTGCGAGGCGTGCCGCGTGTGCGAGGCGGGCTCGGGGCTCGTGTTCTCCTGCCAGGACAAGCAGAACACGGTGTGCGAGGAGTGCCCCGACGGCACCTACTCCGACGAGGCCAACCACGTGGACCCGTGCCTGCCCTGCACGGTGTGCGAGGACACCGAGCGCCAGCTGCGCGAGTGCACGCGCTGGGCCGACGCCGAGTGCGAGG AGATCCCTGGCCGTTGGATCACACGGGCCACACCCCCGGAGGGCTCATTCAGCACAGACCCCAGCACCCAAGAGCCTGAGGTACCTCCAGACCAAGAGCTTGTAACCAGCACGGTGTCCGATGTGGTGACTACAGTGATGGGCAGCTCCCAGCCTGTGGTGACCCGAGGTACCACCGACAACCTCATCCCGGTCTATTGCTCCATCCTGGCTGCTGTGGTTGTGGGCCTCGTGGCCTACATCGCCTTCAAGAG GTGGAACAGCTGCAAGCAGAACAAGCAAGGAGCCAACAGCCGGCCTGTGAACCAGACGCCCCCACCCGAGGGAGAAAAACTCCACAGCGACAGCGGCATCTCCGTGGACAGCCAGAGCCTGCATGACCAGCAGCCCCACACGCAGACGGCTGCAGGCCAGG CCCTCAAGGGTGATGGAGGACTCTACAGCAGCCTGCCACTGGCCAAGCGGGAGGAGGTGGAGAAGCTGCTCAATGGCTCTGCGGGGGACACCTGGCGGCACCTGGCGGGCGAGCTGGGCTACCAGCCTGAACACATAGACTCCTTCACCCGTGAGGCCTGCCCGGTCCGCGCCCTGCTGGCTAGCTGGGCCACCCAGGACAGCGCCACGCTTGACACCCTCCTGGCTGCCTTGCGCCGTATCCAGCGAGCTGACATTGTGGAGAGCCTGTGCAGCGAGTCCACGGCCACATCCCCGGTGTGA